The Rhinolophus sinicus isolate RSC01 linkage group LG15, ASM3656204v1, whole genome shotgun sequence region TCTCTTAATTCCGCCCCTAGCAACTCCAGTTCGCCGGTTCATTGGCTATCCTGGAGTCCACGGGGTGTGGTCTTGCTCACCCGGCCCTCCGCCGCCCGTCAGGACCTGGGCAGGCGGGACTTGGCCAATGGTGTCGGGGGGCTGGGCAGGAACGCAGCCAGCCGGCGAGGGTCTGACGAACGGGAGGGAGGGCGGGGAGTGGTCACACCGCCCAGCACTGTGTGACGCGAATGGGCGCGCGCGCTCCCctatgggagggggatgggggcggggaggaggaggCTATAAAACGAGAGGCGGGTCGCGCGCCGCGGCAGAAGGAGCGAAGCTCTGGCCCGGCGTGGATTGGTTGCACTACAAGGACGCTGGGCCGGGCACCGGGCTGTGTAAAAAAGTGAGCGCGCTCGCCTGACCTGTCCCAGCCACCCCGAGTCAGAAGGGGCGAGCTCCTGAGGCTAGCGCCGAGGCCCCTGTCCTCCGCCTGGTCGTGTCGTCGTGCATTCAGCCGGCTCGCCGCTGCCGAGCCTCCTGGGCCCCCGCCCTGCTACACCTTCTCCCCCACCCAGCGGCCGGGTCTGTGGTGGAAGCAGCCCCGAAGCAGCCCGTAAGTATCTGGGGGCAGCGGGCGGGGTCAGAAGGCGCAGGGGATGCGGCCGCGTCGAGACTCCGGCCTTCGGGGGCTCAGGGACGGCGGCGTCGCGGCCCCTGACGCCCGGCCCGAGGTGGCTGTGAGGGGCCCCGGCGCGGCCGGGAGCCGGAGGCGGGGCCGGCCGGCGCGTCTGGCTCGGCCGGAGTGACTGGGGAAGGGCGGCCCGGGGCGAGCTATCGGGAATCGGGAGTTGGGAGTCCCGGGAGGAGCGGCGAGCTCGAGGGCCACGCGGGGTCCGGGGGGCTGGTGGCCGCCGGGGCGGAAAATGGTGCTGGGGAACCGGTGCTCCCCGGCTCTGGCAGGGTCCCAGGAGCctcggggcggggggcggggagcggCGGGTCAGGTTACGGCGGGGGGAAGGGAGCGACTGACCCGGGGAGGCCGGCGCCCCGACCTGCACGGAGCCGGGCCCCAAGTGGTCTCTGCCATTTCTCGtggccttcctcttcctcctccccctcctcctcggAGGAGACTTgtactcttcctcctcctccctatcctcctcctccttcctttgctgctgctgctgctttagCGCTTGGTCTCCGAGAGCTGTGAGCAGAAATCTAATGAGACCCAACTGGCTGTTTATGTAATTCCTCACACTTCTGTCTTAGGCGTTCCTTTAAAACTACCTTCCGCCGAGCCTGAATTTCGCTCGCCTGCACCTTAAAGCAATTCGGTTTAATCAGCTGCCTTCGCCGGCTCTCAGGCTTTTTGGTGTGGAAAGTGTTTGTAGTTTGGGGGCAGCCAGGGAGTCTTTTCCCTTTGTCACCACAAATATGGAAAATGGAACAGATGGATGAATACcagcttgatttttaaatgtccttttaaGTCAACCTCAGTGTACAAATAGATCtcctttgcaaatatcttctgttTGCCCTTGATCTTTTCTTATCCCCACCCAGTGCTGATCCAGCAAACGTTTAAAGGTCGACCTTATCGTACATGACTCTCCGGCAGTTCTCTTATCgtgagggagggaggtggttttgaaaatcagaataaaaCTCAGAAACCCTGCCCATTAAACAGAATAATCGATAGAATTTGAAATGAATTGTGGCTTTTGTTTATACTTGCTGCTGAAGAGGTATTTTCGGatttagaaaaatacacattgaaaCGTAAAAGCACAAAGAAGCTCAATTGTGTACCCTTACTATATTTAAGACCTCAACTGTATAGGATAATTTGGTTCATAATTATAATTTACTAGTATGGCAAATCATTTAGTATTTAGTACCTTTAATTTTAGCCtaatatacttttgaaattaaaataatcttcCTAACTCCTCAAATTGCCAAATGTTTTAACAATAAAGCAGATTTAAGCAGTACAGTATATCCAAAATGAACTGGAATACAGAATTCACTTCTAAATTGGTAAATAGGAATATGACCAATTTCTAAAACTGGCATATATGTGTAGAGGTGGGTGGATGGGTATGCTGAGTATAGTTTTCAGCAAATATTCTTGTGAGAAttgagaggaaaaagaaggaatacACTACATATTCtggagttatttttcttcttggaacTCTTCAGAAACAAATAATAGGGTTAAGAATAATTGTTTTAACTGTAAATCTTGTTTTCCAATGAgattttgaatttgaataaaCAGTTTTCTATtgtatgttcttttattttgtgctGATAATATTTTTCAGACTTTCTAGCCTGTTTGACTTTTTTGAAAGTGAAATTATTCTGGGGGTAAAAAAAGCGCTGTGGGACTTACATTTATCTTATTTGtatatgtttgctttttgttttgttttttctttaaggaacAAGACCACTCAAGGTGAAGGATAATCTACTAATACCAGCACTTTGAATGAAAATTTGTTACTCTGCCACAAACTGAACActtttttgggtgtgtgtgtgtgtggggagttGAAACACAAATCTAACTTTGTGGCATAGCAGCTATGCAGCTTGAAATCCAAGTAGcactaaattttattatttcatatttgtacAATAAGCTTCCCAGGAGACGTGTCAACATTTTTGGTGAAGAGCTTGAAAGACTTCTTAAGAAGAAATATGAAGGGCACTGGTATCCTGAAAAGCCATACAAAGGATCAGGGTTTAGATGTATACACATAGGGGAGAAAGTGGACCCAGTAATTGAACAAGCATCCAAAGAGAGTGGTTTGGACATTGACGATGTTCGAGGCAATCTGCCGCAGGATCTTAGTGTTTGGATCGACCCATTTGAGGTTTCCTACCAAATTGGTGAAAAGGGACCAGTGAAGGTGCTTTATGTGgatgataataatgaaaatggaTGTGACTTGGATAAAGAGATCAAAAACAGCTTTAACCCAGAGGCCCAGGTTTTTATGCCCATAAGTGACCCAGCCTCATCCGTGTCCAGCTCTCCATCACCTCCCTTTGGTCACTCTGCTGCTGTAAGCCCTACCTTCATGCCCCGGTCCACTCAGCCTTTAACCTTTACCACTGCCACTTTTGCTGCCACCAAGTTCGGCTCTACCAAAATGAAGAATAGTGGCCGCAGCAACAAGGTTGCACGTACTTCTCCTATCAACCTTGGCTTGAATGTGAATGACCTCTTGAAGCAGAAAGCCATCTCTTCCTCAATGCACTGTCTGTATGGGCTCGGCTTGGGCAGCCAGCAGCAGCCgcagcaacagcaacagcagcagccatcccagccgccgccaccgccaccaccacagcagcagcaacagcagaaaACCTCTGCTCTTTCTCCTAATGCcaaggaatttatttttcctaatatgcAGGGTCAAGGTAGTAGTACCAGTGGAATGTTCCCAGGTGACAGCCCCCTTAACCTCAGTCCTCTCCAGTACAGTAATGCCTTTGATGTGTTTGCGGCCTATGGGGGCCTCAACGAGAAG contains the following coding sequences:
- the TOB1 gene encoding protein Tob1; this translates as MQLEIQVALNFIISYLYNKLPRRRVNIFGEELERLLKKKYEGHWYPEKPYKGSGFRCIHIGEKVDPVIEQASKESGLDIDDVRGNLPQDLSVWIDPFEVSYQIGEKGPVKVLYVDDNNENGCDLDKEIKNSFNPEAQVFMPISDPASSVSSSPSPPFGHSAAVSPTFMPRSTQPLTFTTATFAATKFGSTKMKNSGRSNKVARTSPINLGLNVNDLLKQKAISSSMHCLYGLGLGSQQQPQQQQQQQPSQPPPPPPPQQQQQQKTSALSPNAKEFIFPNMQGQGSSTSGMFPGDSPLNLSPLQYSNAFDVFAAYGGLNEKSFVDGLNFSLNNMQYSNQQFQPVMAN